In Camelina sativa cultivar DH55 chromosome 17, Cs, whole genome shotgun sequence, the genomic stretch AGTGGCGGAGTGGGAACAGGAGGAAGTAACCGTGCATCATCGACAAGCCAGAGAATCCAATCAGGAAATGAATCCAAGACTTCGACCTTTTCTCGTGCTGCTAGAAACACTCGGGAAGATCCATTGAGGAGGAGCTTCGAGCTTCTCTCTCTCCGAAAATGAGACCCgacaaacacaaaaaagaaaagaagcaaaaaagtcCATTATACATACGAACAAACGAAACGAAACACACATAATCGTAAGAGAGAATCTGAGTTAAGAATATACACATACGGCCATGTTTCATATACGCTgctatataatttctttatgtatatgtaaaaaaaacagttttagaGGACATTTaaaggaggaaagagagagagagagttatgtAAACCGGTgaaatttacaagttttttaaaCTGATCTCAAAACATATACAAAGAGATTAGTACCATGTAAACAGAGAACTACATggagaattttgttttctcgAGTTTGAATCCGAGTAATATTAGAATTagggaaaagggccatttcatacccgtacacacTCCGAAAGTGCGAATTGCTAACTGTACAAATAAGGAGGGCCAATTTATACATGTACCCTAAgacatttcaaatttcatacctatactcacaaaattgagccaatttcacagtccacgttaacggaattaagtcaaccgttagagatgggccatttcatacccgtacacacTCCGAAAGTGCGAATTGCTAACTGTACAAATAAGGAGGGCCAATTTATACATGTACCCTAAgacatttcaaatttcatacctatactcacaaaattgagccaatttcacagtccacgttaacggaattaagtcaaccgttagagatgggccatttcatacccgtacacacTCCGAAAGTGCGAATTGCTAACTGTACAAATAAGGAGGGCCAATTTATACATGTACCCTAAgacatttcaaatttcatacctatactcacaaaattgagccaatttcacagtccacgttaacggaattaagtcaaccgttagagatgGGGACTCAGAGTCCACGTGTGTATTGACTGCCatcgaaaatgcaaaaacaacgttgttttctttgaaaaaaaattatggaataaCCACACACTAGAGGTTCGAACCCACAACCTCTTCTGTATTTAGCATAGAACTTAACCAGTTTATCCCACAACAATTCTCGATAGAAACCAACAAACTTATTAATATAAACCTAAGGTAGCATCCatcgaaatcgaaaaaaattgtggaaatcCTCACTGCCGCGGGTCGAACCCATGTACTCAGATACAAACAGCATAGGACTTAACCAACTGATCCCACGACAATCCTCAGTAATAATACACAACTTTATCTTTATAAACCTATAAGGTATCTAAGTCCcaattaaatgaatttgaattgggggaaaaataaaaatcctaggattcttcttcttctctcaaatataactgataaatttataaatttatatttaaattataaatttataatttataaatgagaattatatataaatttataaattaaatataactgaaaatatatttataaatttaaatttataaattaaatttataaatttgattaaatgaaattataaattataaatttataaataattctcagttataaattataaatttaatataaattaaatataactgagaatataaagataaatttgtataactgttaaatttataaatttacaatttataactgagaattaaatataaatttataaattaaatataactgagaatatatttatatttaaattaaattaatttataattaaaaattaaatgaaatatttataaaccttaaaccttaaactttaaacatttcatttaactgataatttataaatttataaatatattctcaattatacttaatttataaattctatttaattctcagttataaattataaatttataatttaaatataaatttatcagttatatttgatagaagaagaaccctaggatttttattttttccccaattcaaattcatttaattgGGACTTAGATACCTTATAGGTTTATAAAGATAAAGTTGTGTGTTATTACCGAGTATTGTTGTGGGATCAGTTGGTTAAGTGCTATGCTGTTTGTATCTGAGTACCTGGGTTCTACCCGTGGCAGTGGGgattttcacaatttttttcaatttcgatGGATGCTACCTTAGGTTTATATTAATAAGTTTGTATGTTTCTTTCAAGAATTGTTGTGGGATAAACTGGTTAAGTCCTATGCTAAATACAGAAGAGGTCATGGGTTCGAACCTCTAGTGTGTGGTTATTCCAAAAATTTTTTTCGAAGAaaataaaacgacgtcgttttgcatTTTACGTGGACtctgagtcagcatctctaacggttgacttaattccgttaacgtggactgtgaaattggctcaattttgtgagtataggtatgaaatttaaaatgtcTTAGGGTACATATATAAATTGGCACTCCTTATTTGTACAGGTAGCAATTCGCACTTTCGGAGTGGATACGGGTATGAAATAGGCCTTTTCCCATTAGAATTACTAACTACTACGTTGTGTTTTGGAGAACCAAATACTGTGGGCTTATTTTATTAAGTTGGGCCGGTTAAAATGAATGGGAACAGCAATAAACTAATGGGGGCAAATTGGTCTTTGTGGTATAGAGACTTATTAGGGCTAGGGTTTTAGACCAGCCGCTAGCTATAtaagatcatcttcttcattgttctttttCGTACGGTTCATAGATCTTTAGAATTATTGTCTTGTTCAATCTCTTAGGGTTATATTAGAGTATTTTAAGGTTGTTAGCAGGAGCCTCCCGGGCTAATCTGATAACAAGAGATGAGGAAGTATGCCCCAAAGCTCCTGCGAGATTTGTTTTTGGCCGTTTGTGTTGCAGATTCGCCTTATTCCTTAGGCTCTTCTGTGTCAAAAAAGCGGCTATATCCGTATATCTGTTTAATGGTAGCAATGTTGTTGTTTAGTGTTATTTGTTAATGGGCGATGATTATAAACTTACCCGCGCTTCTGAGATGCTTTTTTAGGTCAATGAAGCATATACGGTAAAATACATGGTTGAATTTCTTAATATGAGCCTTAGTAGAGTTCTCTTGTTTCCTTGTCtttaaagttttgttcttttcgtttatttgtttgattgggCAGTGATGATTGATCGTAACAGCTTGATACGCCAGTTCTGCTTCAGATTATTCCTGATTGAAAAAGCTGTATTCCTATCTGAGCCTTTATTAGTGTTTCTTTTTACAAAGtgtttgtttttgaattgtCGATGATGATATAATCCAATCTTTACGAGGTGCAGTGGAGCTGAGACCCTGTTTTCAGGGAGAACCCCTTGGCAGAAACTGCAATTTCTATGATTTCTTTGGGTTTTACTGAGGCTTCTTCATtactttatgtttatgttttcattAGTAATTAAATCTATTTGAGTTTAAACTATACACTTGCACTTGTTTCATAGTGCCTGTAGTCTGAAAAAACTCATATATTTTCAGTGTTCTCATCAGCTTCGTCTCATCTTTATAACCATGAGACTAGGAGTTAAACAAGTTCACTAcattatcatcttcttccataATTAACCcgagtttttgttttgctctgtCCGAGTATGATGTTGCCTTTATTCATTAGATTGTAATTGAATGACTTGGTTAATGAACGGCTTTGGTGGAATGGATATCTCATGAGAGACCTATAGAAATTGAATTACAAGTTCTTGTAAATGAGAAAGGTTGGCAATGATATATTATGATTCCAGGGAAATTAAGATTGGTGAACAAGTTGTTGGTGAAGAATGGGAATTGTGCTATGTTTTAAATTTCTTGATCCCCTCTTGTAGAATCATAGCAAAGGCATCCATtgttttcttctccaatgctaTTCCAATCTCATTTCCATTACTGCCGTCTCTGGACTCTGCCAATGCAATTGAACCTCCTGTTTCTATGTTTGCTATATCCATTTTGCAGGGCTTTCCTGACCCAAAATCCATATCATACATTCTCAGTTTTGGAGCTCCTGCTACTGATGTTTGAAAACGGGACATTGCCCATTTGCGTACTCCTTGTCCCCAACTTGGGGCTGTTTTCAACAGATCATTTGATAGCATATCCCTGATTCTCGCTGTTAGTGCATCCGAAGCAGCCAAAACGCCTTTGTGTCCTAGCAAATCTCGTTTCTTGACTGATACGATACCTGGAGCCATGCAGTTGAGAAAGTATGTTTGCGGTATTGGTTCTGCTTCTGCATACTTGAGACGATTCCTGCAATCCACATTAATCATCAAGTGAAAGACTTCGTCTTTGTGTCCATCCTTTCCACTGGCTTCAGTAAGCGTCTTTATCAAGCTCACCCAAGTGAAAGCTAGATACACCACGAAGGTAGAAACAGGAGACTGATTCTCAGACTACTCTGTAACCCAATGCTTGAGATTTTCTATCTGTTTGCGGCTCATTGTAAAAGTAGCTCTGACCCCCAAAACCTCTCCAAAGTGTCCTTTAGCTACCTCGCCTGGGTCCTTGATAATGTTTCTGCAGCTGTGATCAGGCGGAGAGGGTAGAAGAAGCGTGGCAGCTGGATATTTGCCCTTTGATTTGGTCAATGTCATCCAATACTTCATGAAATCAGTGAAGGTGACTCCATCTGCTACAACATGAGTAACTGAGTTGCCTATACAGATTCCGGCTCCAGGGAAGATGGTGACTTGCATCACGCTTGTTGGCCGCATCAGAATTCCTTCGGGGGAGTCGTGAGGAGGAGGTAGCTTTGGCATGACGCCATGCAACACTCTGATATCTTTAGCAGAATCGGCTTTCAAATCATTGAAATCAGCTGTTCCAGTGGACTCTGCAacaatgagaagaagagagtcttCACCATCGTTGTAGCGTAAGTAGGGAGGGTCGGGACGAGTCGGGATGATTAGTTAACCGGCGTAAGGGAAGAAATGTTGGAGGGTAATGGAGAGTGATTGTTTGAGGTAAGTTAAAAAGTCTTTGAGGAAACACTCAGTTGAGTTTTGGtaagagaataagaagagaaactCGGAGAGTGGTAGATTGAGCCATGGGGCATCAAAGAAGGTGAGAGGAACTGAGGAAGAGTGGTTGATGGAACGGTGCCTTTTGGGGAGAGATGTGAGTGGTCTCGATGATGTTAGGAGGTTGAAGATGAGCCATGGTGTTATGTGATTGAGCTTTGAGGAAATGAGTTGCTTTGTTTTTATAAAGGAACGTGTTGTATTGTATTGAACCCACCAGGCAAGTGAAGAAAGTACATACAAACCTGAAGTGTTTAAATTTGATCagacgctctctctctctcatttgcCCCCAACCTCCACAACCAGTCAACCACCAttatgtttgataaaaaaaaacatttttattggGCCTTTCTTATTGGGCCTTTAATTGTTCAGTATTTTACATTATTAccttgaaaaaacaaaatcatgtacacaattaaaatttcatatcaTAAGGTacagtttttaatttgtttttccagATATATAAAGCACAGTTGAAttgtaagaacaaaaaaactgcagataattaaatttgaaaatatatataattgcatGCAATATAGTACGAAATTACGGTATGAAATTTTAATTGTgtatatgtatttgttttttcaaggtaaaaaatgtaaaatactgAAAAATTTAAGGCCcaataaaaaacataataaaggcccaatgaaaatgtttttaatcaaacatAATGCTACGTATAATaatcatatctcacttgcattTATTTACATTAATCTGTTTTTATTCTCCTATATATCCTCAACGTCGATCACATCTTTTACCCGCTTGCTAGATCAATAAACTCATAATTCCCCCAACGCTTGGGCATTGTTAGGATtgtctatcatcatcatcatatcatcttcTTGATCACCCACGAGTTGACTCCGTTCTTGAGCTTGATAAATTTGTTGCACcagtatataattaattaatgagagGAAATGCATAAAcgtaataaataaattaaaaaacacacaaagactTTAACGAGTTCAGGCCTTTAAGGTGGAAAGCCTACATCTCGccgaagattttttttttttttttcaattaaatgtAAGGCTGAACCCTGTTATTTGCATTTTAGTGAAATTGTTTATACACCTCCACACACTTTTTTTCCAAGGCAGAAATGAAAACTAGTAGAGCAAAGTACATAAACGATAGCtgcattttgttttcttccgcCAACCTGATCAGTTCTTAGAGTTGAATGAAAGAAGGGGACATGTTTCTGGTGCAAACTTGGAAAAATCTACTATAAAACATCGTCCAGCGATAAATGTGGTGTTTGAGCCTTGATTAACTCCCTGATGTCAGCATCACAAAGATCGTACTCCCTTCTTTAACCGATCATTTGACTCTGAAGATCCATCATTTTCCTTTGCAGATCGACCACTTTAGCATGATGCTCTCTCTTCTGCTCAGCAAGATACCATATTTTTCTCATCCACTCTTGGTACAGATCGTTCTGGTGAAACACACGTATCGATTCAAGGCATGAATACAATATTTCAGGAAAATTCACTATTTCTCCACCACTCGagttacataataaaatataacaccatatttatatttagtatttcttcttctatatatatgctCAACATCAGTGCCGGATCTATAAACTTAATCAGCATGGGACacatattacatataattaattattctaaatgtatataataaacatttaataaaaataattttaaatattttaattaaaataatccgAAATCACCAATTTTTCTAAACTCCCCTCTCTCTATTTTCATATAGTTGGAAgcattaaaaatcaaaaaatatcattttttcttttctatataacattagtttatttatttattttttcatcaaacactaatttattttggtatctaaatatactctattacatatattatataaaatagtttatttgCTTAGCTACAAATCACATTAAACATGCAATGTATTTGTACAAAGTATGTTTCAaatttacatttctaaaatatcacataaatttaaattctatatgaaataaactacaAAAGAGATGTTAAAATGCTTAACAAGTCactcattttgttattttctttattcaaaTGTAATCCTTACAGTTTattatgatgatttttttttttctaaaattaaaatagaattacAAGGATTAAAATAGAATTGAATGAAACTAATTTATTTGAGAGAGAATATAATAGAATGAGCAAAATTGCACCAATCATAATGAAGAATAAAAACATGTAGGAAAGAGAAAGATACCATAAATGGACAAgtagcaaacaaaataaaaccaaaaaaaaaaaacaatgtatttg encodes the following:
- the LOC104759064 gene encoding coumaroyl-CoA:anthocyanidin 3-O-glucoside-6''-O-coumaroyltransferase 2-like; the encoded protein is MAHLQPPNIIETTHISPQKAPFHQPLFLKSTGTADFNDLKADSAKDIRVLHGVMPKLPPPHDSPEGILMRPTSVMQVTIFPGAGICIGNSVTHVVADGVTFTDFMKYWMTLTKSKGKYPAATLLLPSPPDHSCRNIIKDPGEVAKGHFGETLTEASGKDGHKDEVFHLMINVDCRNRLKYAEAEPIPQTYFLNCMAPGIVSVKKRDLLGHKGVLAASDALTARIRDMLSNDLLKTAPSWGQGVRKWAMSRFQTSVAGAPKLRMYDMDFGSGKPCKMDIANIETGGSIALAESRDGSNGNEIGIALEKKTMDAFAMILQEGIKKFKT